The following coding sequences are from one Oryzias melastigma strain HK-1 linkage group LG20, ASM292280v2, whole genome shotgun sequence window:
- the LOC112151136 gene encoding F-box/WD repeat-containing protein 4, producing the protein MFFLFSVHPPFFVCVSSSFVTGTACCENFSPLQIWDFERSSCVCRLGSGFRRGAGILDIVFESPFQLLTCGYDTFIRLWDLRLSTQTSVREWEEPHDSALYCIQTDGNHMIASGSSYYGVVRLWDQRQKPCLQFFQLSSRPASSPVYCLRFSSSHLYAALATSLHSLDFRHSHTNAK; encoded by the exons atgtttttcctgttttcagttcatcctcctttttttgtgtgtgtgtctagtTCCTTTGTGACGGGCACTGCGTGCTGCGAGAACTTCTCTCCTCTTCAAATCTGGGACTTTGAGCG ATCATCCTGTGTGTGCAGACTGGGCTCAGGTTTTCGGCGTGGTGCTGGCATTCTGGATATAGTTTTTGAGTCTCCGTTCCAGCTCCTTACCTGCGGTTATGATACCTTCATTAGATTATGGGACCTCCGACTCAGCACACA GACATCTGTGagggagtgggaggagcctCACGATAGCGCTCTCTACTGCATCCAAACAGATGGGAATCACATGATAGCCAGTGGCTCTTCCTATTATGGGGTTGTACGTCTTTGGGACCAACGGCAGAAGCCCTGTTTGCAG TTCTTCCAACTCAGCTCAAGGCCCGCGAGCAGCCCGGTGTACTGCCTGAGGTTTAGCAGCTCTCACCTGTATGCAGCTTTGGCCACTTCCCTGCACTCACTGGACTTCAGACACAGCCACACCAATGCAAAATGA
- the fgf8a gene encoding fibroblast growth factor 8 gives MMRAVPCSYVFLHLFAFCHYAQVTNQSPPNFTQHVSEQSKATDHVSRRLIRVYQLYSRTSGKHVQVLSNKKINAMAEDGDVHAKLIVETDTFGSQVRIKGAQTGLYICMNKKGKLIGKKNGQSRDCIFTEIVLENNYTALRNAHYSDWYMAFTRRGRPRRGSQTRQHQREVHFMKRLPRGQQVIHSSQHRPFDFIHSLVSQRTKRTRYSSELRQP, from the exons ATGATGAGAGCCGTACCATGTAGCTATGT gtttctgcatttatttgcCTTCTGCCACTATGCACAG GTAACCAATCAGTCCCCGCCTAATTTCACGCAGCATGTAAGCGAGCAGAGCAAAGCGACGGACCACGTCAGCCGCCGGCTGATACGCGTCTACCAGCTGTACAGCCGGACCAGCGGCAAGCACGTGCAGGTCCTGTCCAACAAGAAGATCAACGCCATGGCCGAGGATGGAGATGTGCACG CAAAGCTCATCGTGGAGACGGACACATTTGGGAGTCAAGTGCGCATCAAGGGAGCCCAGACGGGCCTTTACATCTGTATGAACAAGAAGGGGAAGCTCATTGGCAAG AAAAACGGACAGAGCCGTGACTGCATCTTCACCGAGattgttctagaaaacaactaCACCGCGTTGAGGAACGCCCACTACAGTGACTGGTACATGGCATTTACTCGCCGTGGGCGACCTCGAAGAGGCTCACAAACTCGCCAGCACCAGCGTGAGGTCCATTTTATGAAAAGATTGCCAAGGGGGCAGCAAGTCATCCACTCAAGCCAACATAGGCCTTTCGACTTCATCCACTCGTTAGTTAGTCAAAGGACTAAACGCACACGATACTCCTCAGAGCTCAGACAACCATAA